One Thunnus thynnus chromosome 18, fThuThy2.1, whole genome shotgun sequence genomic region harbors:
- the LOC137169848 gene encoding neoverrucotoxin subunit beta-like, producing the protein MDIPGYRVGPWLSGCNLTERSCAALSSVLSSQTSSLRELELSNNNFQNSGVKLLSAGLESPHCTLETLSLSGCLVTEEGCASLASALNSNPSHLRELDVSYNHPGKSGEKLLSAGLKDPHWRLDTLRLDHGRELRLKPGLKKYFCELTLDTNTVHRVLKLSDNNRKVTCVGEDQSYPDHPDRFDFWGQLLCRNGLTGRCYWEVEWRRRVDISVTYRRIRRKGNSDDCRFGWNDQSWSLNCSDDGYSVIHNKTETSIPSSSSSSSSSSSSSSVSNRVAVYVDCPAGTLSFYRVSSDTLIHLHTFNTTFTQPLCAGFGLFGSSVSLCPLSEEESPPV; encoded by the exons atgGACATTCCGGGTTACAGGGTTGGTCCATG GCTGAGTGGCTGTAACCTCActgagagaagctgtgcagctctgtcctcagttctcagctcccagacctctagtctgagagagctggaaTTGAGTAACAACAACTTTCAAAATTCAGGAGTCAAGCtgttgtctgctggactggagagtccacactgtacactggaaactctcag tctgtcaggatgtctggtcacagaggaaggctgtgcttctctggcctcagctctgaactccaacccctcccatctgagagagcttgacgtgagctacaatcatccaggaaaGTCAGGAGAAAAActtctgtctgctggactgaaggatccacactggagactggacactctcag GTTGGACCATGGTAGAGAGCTCAGAttaaaacctggtctgaagaaGT atttctgtgaactcacactggacacaaacacagtacacagagtcctcaaactgtctgacaacaacaggaaggtgacatgTGTGGGAGaggatcagtcatatcctgatcatccagacagatttgacttCTGGggtcagctgctgtgtagaaatggtctgactggtcgctgttactgggaggtcgagtggagaAGAAGAGTTGATATATCAGTGACTTACAGAAGAATcagaaggaaaggaaacagtGATGACTGTAGGTTTGGATggaatgatcagtcctggagtctgaaCTGCTCTGATGATGGTTACTCTGTCATTCACAATAAGACAGAAACatccatcccctcctcctcctcttcctcctcctcctcctcctcctcctcctctgtctctaacagagtagcagtgtatgtggactgtcctgctggcactctgtccttctacagagtctcctctgacacactgatccacctccacaccttcaacaccacattcactcagcctctgtgtgcTGGGTTTGGGTTATTtggttcctcagtgtctctgtgtcctctgtctgaggaagagtctcctcctgtgtag